From Roseburia hominis, the proteins below share one genomic window:
- a CDS encoding YbaK/EbsC family protein: MAIERVREYFRQYGMEDRVREFEVSSATVELAAAALGCEPCRIAKTLSFKVNEAPILIVAAGDAKIDNPKYKAKFKAKAKMLTPEEVEALVGHAVGGVCPFAVNENVTIYLDESLKRFDTVFPACGSSNSAIELTMEELEKYSSFTEWVDVCKGWQ; this comes from the coding sequence ATGGCTATCGAAAGAGTAAGAGAATATTTTAGGCAATATGGTATGGAAGACCGTGTCCGTGAATTTGAAGTATCAAGTGCGACCGTCGAGCTTGCAGCTGCAGCTTTGGGGTGTGAACCCTGCCGCATCGCAAAGACGCTGTCGTTCAAGGTAAATGAGGCACCGATTCTGATCGTGGCTGCCGGTGATGCGAAAATCGATAATCCCAAATATAAGGCAAAGTTCAAAGCCAAGGCGAAGATGCTGACCCCGGAGGAGGTAGAGGCGCTGGTGGGACATGCGGTCGGCGGCGTATGCCCGTTTGCAGTGAATGAAAATGTAACAATCTATCTTGATGAATCTCTGAAGCGGTTCGACACGGTATTTCCGGCCTGCGGCAGCAGCAATAGTGCGATTGAGCTTACCATGGAAGAGTTGGAGAAGTATTCTTCCTTTACAGAGTGGGTCGATGTGTGTAAAGGGTGGCAGTAG
- a CDS encoding iron ABC transporter permease, translating into MWNKVVSGEEGRSFHIENFRRRSRYAIVFVFMIAAFLAITVLSINTGNVHISVPKIIRILFMRDGEAVEYSIIWKIRLPRILMAAILGGALSLSGFLLQTFFANPIAGPFVLGISSGAKMVVALAMILFLKYVGHFSSYTLVGAAFTGALISTGFILLMSRKIHHMAALLVGGIMIGYICSAITDFVVTFADDSDIVNLHGWSQGSFSGMSWSNVRVAVVVVGIAGMCTFLLSKPIGAYQLGEAYAQSMGVNIKVFRVLIILLSSILSACVTAFAGPISFVGIAVPFLTRKAFGTSKPIVVIPGTFFAGAVFCMVCDLIARMVMAPVELNISTVTSMLGAPVVIYMMVKREKGR; encoded by the coding sequence ATGTGGAATAAGGTAGTATCAGGTGAAGAGGGCCGAAGCTTTCATATTGAGAATTTCAGGAGGCGTTCCAGATATGCGATTGTATTTGTATTTATGATTGCAGCATTTTTGGCGATTACTGTTTTAAGCATTAATACGGGTAATGTACATATTTCTGTGCCGAAAATCATAAGGATCCTATTTATGAGAGACGGGGAAGCAGTAGAATACAGTATCATCTGGAAGATACGTCTGCCCCGGATTCTTATGGCAGCGATACTGGGCGGGGCGTTGTCCCTGTCCGGTTTCTTACTACAGACATTTTTTGCTAACCCGATTGCCGGACCGTTTGTGCTGGGTATATCCTCCGGCGCAAAGATGGTCGTTGCGCTTGCGATGATCCTGTTTTTGAAGTATGTGGGACATTTTTCCTCTTATACTCTTGTGGGGGCGGCGTTCACAGGTGCGCTGATATCTACAGGGTTCATTCTGCTGATGTCCAGGAAGATTCATCATATGGCTGCCCTTCTTGTGGGCGGAATCATGATAGGCTATATTTGCTCAGCGATCACGGACTTTGTGGTGACATTTGCAGATGATTCTGATATCGTGAATCTTCACGGATGGTCTCAGGGAAGTTTTTCCGGAATGAGCTGGAGCAATGTCCGCGTGGCTGTGGTTGTTGTCGGGATAGCAGGCATGTGCACATTTTTGCTGTCAAAACCGATTGGCGCCTATCAGCTGGGCGAGGCGTATGCACAGAGCATGGGGGTGAATATTAAGGTTTTCCGGGTTCTGATCATTCTGTTATCCAGTATCCTTTCAGCGTGCGTGACCGCGTTTGCGGGACCGATTTCATTTGTCGGAATTGCAGTGCCATTCCTGACAAGAAAGGCTTTCGGCACTTCGAAACCAATCGTGGTGATTCCGGGGACTTTTTTCGCAGGTGCAGTGTTCTGCATGGTCTGTGATCTGATCGCGCGTATGGTGATGGCACCGGTAGAACTGAATATCAGTACGGTAACTTCCATGCTGGGGGCACCGGTGGTTATTTATATGATGGTGAAGCGTGAGAAAGGAAGGTAG
- a CDS encoding TfoX/Sxy family protein: MATSKEFLDYIVENLQRAGEVSTRKMMGEYLVYYQGKLVGDICDNCLFLKPTKSVLRMMPEADRDYPYEGSKTLMVIVDDVEDTELMAAVLSAMYEELPEPKPKKKNKNGKTEI; the protein is encoded by the coding sequence ATGGCGACTTCAAAAGAATTTCTTGATTATATTGTGGAGAATCTCCAGAGAGCCGGGGAGGTGTCCACCAGGAAAATGATGGGGGAATACCTTGTGTATTATCAGGGGAAGCTGGTAGGAGATATTTGTGATAACTGTTTGTTCTTAAAGCCGACCAAGTCCGTGCTCCGTATGATGCCGGAGGCTGACAGGGATTACCCGTATGAAGGCTCCAAAACGCTTATGGTAATCGTAGACGATGTAGAGGATACAGAGCTTATGGCAGCAGTGCTGAGTGCAATGTACGAGGAACTGCCGGAGCCAAAGCCGAAAAAGAAAAATAAAAACGGAAAGACGGAGATTTAA
- a CDS encoding YafY family protein — MKIDRLIGILSILLQKEKVTAPELAERFEVSRRTIQRDIEDLCKAGIPIATTSGAGGGISIMDGYRMDRTLLTSKDMQMIMAGLRSLDSVSGSHYYSQLMEKIRLGSSDFVSGRDSILIDLSSWYKPEIAPKIECIQSAIEERKHLTFHYYAPNGDSIRTIEPYFLVFKWSSWYVWGWCIKRKDFRLFKLNRMDALVREETRFALREAVPPDLSTQKIFPGEIKVKALFSKDSKWRLVEEFGIHCFTENEDGTLLFTADYTDKENLVCWLLTFGAKVKVLEPMEVKNELIRIAKDVISEYEKEEGGKKDAI; from the coding sequence ATGAAAATCGATAGGCTTATCGGAATACTTTCCATATTATTACAGAAGGAAAAAGTTACGGCGCCGGAGCTGGCGGAGAGGTTCGAGGTTTCGCGAAGAACGATTCAGAGAGACATTGAAGATTTGTGCAAGGCGGGAATACCGATCGCGACCACATCAGGCGCCGGAGGCGGAATCAGTATCATGGACGGTTACCGTATGGACCGAACATTGCTCACCTCAAAGGATATGCAGATGATCATGGCAGGGCTTCGGAGTCTTGACAGCGTGAGTGGAAGTCATTATTACAGTCAGCTCATGGAGAAAATAAGGCTTGGTTCGTCGGATTTTGTAAGTGGCAGGGATTCTATTTTGATCGATCTTTCGTCCTGGTACAAGCCGGAAATTGCTCCTAAGATTGAATGCATTCAAAGTGCGATTGAGGAGAGGAAGCATTTGACATTCCACTATTATGCGCCGAATGGCGATAGTATCCGGACGATCGAACCCTATTTTCTGGTGTTTAAATGGTCCAGTTGGTATGTCTGGGGCTGGTGTATAAAAAGAAAGGATTTTCGTCTGTTCAAGCTGAACCGCATGGACGCTCTGGTACGGGAAGAAACCAGATTTGCGTTAAGGGAAGCGGTGCCGCCGGATTTATCGACCCAGAAGATATTTCCGGGAGAAATAAAGGTAAAAGCATTGTTTTCTAAGGATTCAAAGTGGAGATTGGTGGAAGAATTCGGGATACATTGTTTTACGGAAAATGAGGACGGCACCCTTCTATTTACGGCAGATTATACCGATAAGGAGAATCTCGTCTGTTGGCTGCTTACTTTTGGGGCAAAGGTGAAGGTCTTAGAGCCCATGGAAGTGAAAAATGAACTAATCCGTATCGCAAAAGATGTGATTAGTGAGTATGAGAAAGAAGAAGGGGGTAAGAAAGATGCCATTTGA
- a CDS encoding flavin reductase family protein: MKKDLGLVQAVYPMPVLMVAAYDANEKVNVMNVAWGQICDTDKVILFIGEGKKTWLNIKESKAFTVALADEAHVEVADFFGIASGNKMEDKFERTGYHAVKSDKVHAPIIEEFPVVMECELLEFVDTEYVSGIVGKIVNVKAEENVLSDNGKVDPMKLQALMFDQFQHGYYATGKKVAQAWNAGAELMKK; this comes from the coding sequence ATGAAAAAAGATTTAGGATTAGTACAGGCGGTATATCCAATGCCGGTTCTTATGGTTGCAGCATATGATGCCAATGAGAAGGTCAATGTAATGAATGTTGCATGGGGGCAGATTTGCGATACGGATAAAGTGATTCTCTTTATTGGCGAGGGAAAGAAAACCTGGCTGAATATCAAAGAGAGCAAAGCATTTACGGTTGCTCTTGCAGATGAAGCACATGTAGAGGTTGCTGATTTCTTTGGAATAGCTTCTGGCAACAAGATGGAAGACAAGTTTGAGAGAACGGGATATCATGCAGTAAAGAGCGATAAAGTTCATGCCCCCATCATTGAAGAATTCCCGGTAGTAATGGAATGTGAGTTGCTTGAGTTTGTTGATACAGAATATGTTTCGGGTATTGTTGGAAAGATTGTTAATGTAAAAGCAGAAGAAAATGTGCTTAGTGATAACGGAAAGGTTGATCCAATGAAGCTGCAGGCACTGATGTTTGACCAGTTCCAGCATGGCTATTATGCTACTGGAAAGAAAGTTGCACAGGCATGGAATGCCGGGGCTGAACTTATGAAGAAATAA
- a CDS encoding GyrI-like domain-containing protein, with protein MPFDYKKEYKEFYMPKRKPEIVDIPEMKFIAVRGKGDPNEEGGDYKAAIGLLYGIAFTIKMSKKGDHKIEGYFDYVVPPLEGFWTQSERRTENGAVQFEQTSRRTDRYELDYSRKEDFCWISVIRLPDFVTEADVRWAIEEAGRKKGQDYSKVEFLTICEGLCVQCMHIGAYDDEPATVAMMDQFLCENGYENDFSKERQHHEIYLSDARRVAPERQKTVIRHPIRKAGD; from the coding sequence ATGCCATTTGATTATAAGAAAGAGTATAAGGAATTTTACATGCCGAAACGGAAACCTGAGATCGTGGATATTCCCGAGATGAAGTTTATTGCGGTCAGGGGAAAGGGCGATCCCAATGAGGAAGGCGGAGACTATAAGGCGGCGATCGGCCTTCTGTATGGGATTGCATTTACGATCAAGATGAGCAAAAAAGGGGACCATAAGATAGAAGGATACTTCGATTACGTGGTGCCACCGCTTGAGGGGTTCTGGACGCAGAGTGAGCGTCGCACAGAGAACGGCGCGGTGCAATTTGAACAGACCAGCCGGAGGACGGACAGGTATGAGCTTGATTATAGCAGAAAAGAGGATTTTTGCTGGATATCGGTAATCCGGCTTCCGGATTTTGTGACGGAAGCAGACGTCAGGTGGGCGATAGAGGAAGCCGGAAGGAAAAAGGGGCAGGACTATTCCAAGGTGGAATTTCTGACGATCTGTGAGGGACTTTGTGTCCAATGTATGCACATAGGGGCGTATGATGATGAGCCGGCGACGGTAGCTATGATGGATCAGTTCCTTTGCGAAAATGGTTATGAGAATGATTTTTCCAAGGAGCGGCAGCACCATGAAATTTATTTGTCCGATGCGAGGCGTGTGGCGCCGGAAAGACAGAAGACGGTGATACGCCACCCGATCAGGAAGGCTGGTGATTAA
- a CDS encoding uracil-xanthine permease family protein — translation MNNSNEVIRDAKKLGLPKMLILGLQHMFAMFGATILVPILVSSYFQTACGEAPSKGLTVAVTLFCAGFGTLLFHVCAKMKVPAFLGSSFAFLGGFSTVANLNSGIYEGMGANEKAAYACGGIVVAGLLYLVLALIIRLVGVKRVMRYLPPVVTGPVIICIGLSLASSAISNASTNWFLALVALAVIVVFNIWGKGMFKIIPILMGVVISYAVAVVMNACGILNPDGSAIIDFSAIASASFVGIPPFQICKFDVTAILVMAPIAIATMMEHIGDMSAISATVGDNFLAEPGLHRTLMGDGLATAFAGLIGGPANTTYGENTGVLELSRVHDPLVIRIAAVFAIIISFIPKVSAVISTMPASIIGGVSFMLYGMISAIGVRNVVENKVDLTKSRNLIIVGVIFVCGLGFGNGLTFQVGGASITLTALAIAAIAGILLNIILPGNDYEFGVNPQGDINRGVSMNPEKVKRS, via the coding sequence ATGAACAATTCAAATGAAGTAATCCGTGATGCGAAGAAGCTGGGGCTGCCGAAGATGTTGATTTTGGGGCTCCAGCACATGTTCGCGATGTTTGGTGCAACGATTCTAGTACCGATCCTTGTGAGCAGCTATTTTCAAACAGCCTGTGGCGAGGCTCCGTCAAAGGGGCTTACGGTGGCAGTGACATTGTTCTGTGCAGGTTTTGGCACACTATTGTTCCATGTATGTGCGAAAATGAAGGTTCCGGCATTTCTTGGATCATCTTTTGCGTTTCTCGGAGGCTTTTCTACCGTAGCGAATTTAAACAGTGGAATTTATGAGGGAATGGGAGCGAATGAAAAGGCGGCATATGCCTGCGGCGGTATTGTAGTTGCAGGACTTTTGTATTTGGTGCTGGCACTGATCATTCGTCTGGTCGGCGTGAAGCGGGTGATGCGTTATCTGCCGCCGGTGGTAACGGGGCCGGTGATTATCTGTATCGGTCTGAGCCTTGCTTCTTCAGCGATCAGCAATGCATCGACGAACTGGTTTTTGGCGCTGGTGGCGCTGGCGGTCATCGTTGTGTTTAACATCTGGGGAAAAGGAATGTTTAAGATTATCCCGATCTTGATGGGAGTCGTGATTTCCTATGCAGTGGCAGTTGTTATGAATGCCTGCGGTATTCTGAACCCGGACGGTTCGGCAATCATCGATTTTTCAGCCATCGCATCTGCGAGCTTTGTGGGAATTCCGCCGTTTCAGATTTGCAAATTTGATGTGACCGCGATTCTTGTTATGGCGCCGATCGCTATTGCAACTATGATGGAGCATATCGGAGATATGTCTGCCATTTCCGCAACAGTTGGCGATAATTTCCTTGCAGAGCCGGGGCTTCACCGTACTCTGATGGGGGACGGTCTGGCGACGGCATTTGCAGGCCTGATCGGTGGTCCGGCGAATACGACTTACGGTGAGAATACCGGGGTTCTGGAGCTCAGCCGTGTTCATGATCCGCTGGTAATCCGGATTGCAGCCGTATTTGCGATTATCATCAGCTTCATTCCGAAGGTGTCTGCAGTGATCAGCACCATGCCGGCGTCTATTATCGGCGGCGTCAGCTTCATGCTTTACGGTATGATTTCTGCAATCGGTGTTCGGAATGTGGTGGAGAACAAGGTGGATTTAACAAAATCACGGAACCTGATCATCGTAGGAGTGATCTTTGTGTGTGGACTTGGATTTGGAAATGGTCTGACCTTCCAGGTAGGCGGAGCCTCCATTACCCTGACTGCACTTGCGATCGCTGCGATTGCGGGAATTCTGCTTAATATCATTCTTCCGGGAAATGACTATGAGTTCGGTGTGAATCCGCAGGGGGATATTAACCGTGGAGTCAGCATGAATCCGGAGAAGGTTAAAAGATCATAA
- a CDS encoding ABC transporter ATP-binding protein, which produces MADYHFQMENMAVGYHGRTLIHHINIGINKGEIVTLIGPNGSGKSTILKSITRQLKLIGGNVFFDDTSLMKLSYKELSSQMAVVLTERIRTELMTCHDIVATGRYPYTGRLGILSREDEEKVDAAMEAVHAGGLGNRDFNEISDGQRQRILLARAICQEPDIMVLDEPTSFLDVRYKLELLSILGRMAKKEKITVIMSLHEIDLAQKISDKIICVKGETISHYGAPDEVFREEIIRELYEIDNGFFDPCFGSVELPGPEGEPKTLVLSACGTGIPVYRKLQKENTPFIAGILYENDVDYQLARLLAAKVITEKPFCEIGDEAYRAAIKAVRECDSVINAGVEIGMCNRRIEGILGEAERLGKLVKCSG; this is translated from the coding sequence ATGGCAGATTATCATTTTCAAATGGAAAATATGGCCGTTGGCTATCACGGGCGAACGCTGATCCATCATATTAATATAGGGATTAACAAGGGAGAAATCGTGACACTAATAGGGCCCAACGGCTCAGGTAAATCTACGATTCTGAAAAGTATCACAAGGCAGCTGAAGCTGATAGGTGGAAATGTGTTTTTTGATGATACGTCTCTTATGAAATTATCCTATAAAGAGCTGTCATCACAGATGGCAGTGGTCCTGACAGAACGGATCAGGACAGAACTTATGACTTGTCATGATATCGTGGCGACAGGGAGGTATCCTTATACCGGTCGGCTCGGAATCCTCTCCAGAGAGGATGAGGAGAAGGTGGATGCGGCGATGGAGGCAGTCCATGCAGGAGGTCTTGGGAACCGCGATTTTAATGAAATCAGTGATGGACAGAGGCAGAGAATCCTTCTTGCCAGAGCAATCTGTCAGGAGCCGGATATCATGGTACTCGATGAGCCGACCTCTTTTCTGGATGTCCGGTATAAGCTGGAGCTGCTCTCGATTCTTGGCAGGATGGCCAAAAAGGAGAAAATTACCGTGATCATGTCTCTGCATGAGATTGATCTTGCGCAGAAGATCTCGGATAAGATTATTTGTGTAAAGGGGGAGACCATATCCCATTACGGTGCGCCGGATGAGGTATTTCGGGAGGAAATCATCCGGGAGCTGTATGAGATTGATAATGGCTTTTTCGACCCCTGTTTTGGAAGTGTCGAGCTGCCGGGGCCGGAAGGCGAGCCTAAGACTCTGGTGTTGTCGGCCTGCGGAACAGGGATTCCGGTATATCGGAAGCTTCAGAAGGAAAATACACCTTTTATTGCCGGTATCCTGTATGAAAATGATGTGGATTATCAGCTTGCAAGACTGCTTGCTGCGAAAGTGATTACAGAGAAGCCATTCTGTGAGATCGGTGACGAGGCTTACCGGGCGGCGATCAAGGCTGTTCGGGAATGTGACAGCGTGATCAACGCCGGTGTGGAGATTGGAATGTGCAATAGGAGGATAGAGGGGATTCTGGGGGAGGCCGAGAGGCTGGGAAAACTGGTAAAGTGTTCAGGATAA
- a CDS encoding sigma-70 family RNA polymerase sigma factor: protein MPADKKKMITEFVTEYGDSVLRMCYLYLKDYQLAEDVTQETFFQVYKKYDSFMQKSSVKTWIMRIAINLCKNQMRTSWFKIRKVDEFPELSYSEDYNGAIDRERLLMGIGNLRPKYKEVILLYYYQELSVAEIAKVLGQKESTVRVRLKRAREQLKEELKEDYFDE from the coding sequence ATGCCGGCAGATAAAAAGAAAATGATAACAGAATTTGTAACGGAATATGGGGACAGTGTACTGCGCATGTGCTATCTCTATTTGAAAGATTACCAGTTGGCGGAAGATGTGACCCAGGAAACATTTTTTCAGGTCTACAAGAAATATGATTCCTTTATGCAGAAATCTTCCGTCAAGACCTGGATTATGCGGATTGCGATTAACCTGTGTAAAAACCAGATGCGGACAAGCTGGTTCAAGATCAGAAAGGTTGATGAATTTCCGGAGCTTTCTTACTCAGAAGACTATAATGGCGCCATTGACAGAGAAAGGCTGCTTATGGGAATCGGGAATTTGAGGCCGAAGTATAAAGAGGTCATTCTTCTGTATTACTATCAGGAACTTTCTGTTGCCGAGATTGCGAAGGTCTTAGGACAAAAGGAATCCACGGTCAGGGTCAGGCTGAAAAGGGCAAGAGAGCAGCTTAAGGAAGAATTGAAGGAGGATTATTTTGATGAATGA
- a CDS encoding glycoside hydrolase family 32 protein, with protein sequence MTSQTLREARKYEEASEKFIKSEDRPAYHLSARTGWMNDPNGFSYYNGQYHMFYQYHPYDSHWGPMHWGHAVSEDLLHWEYLPAALAPDEFYDRDGCFSGSAITLPDGRQLLMYTGVIKEHQRNGGVIEVQTQCMAVGDGIDYEKYEKNPVLDAKDLPEGCSRFDFRDPKMWQKEDGTYCCVVGNRPADGSGQILLYTSKDGFDWKYKKVLATNNNRFGKMWECPDFFELDGKWVLLTSPQDMLPQGFEYHNGNGTLCLIGEYDEETDTFTEECNQSIDYGIDFYAPQTVLTPDGRRVMIGWMQNWDTCAIRGHEELWFGQMSLPRELSVKNGRLYQEPLRELNDMRSGKVEYKSVLVSGTVNLEGIKGRKVDIELNIRPVDEQNLYQKFAVRFAQNAQYQTSVSFRPREDVLKIDRKFSGSRRAIIHQRRSKVNSENGNLKLRLILDQFSVEVFINDGEQAMSSTIYTEKAADGISFFADGEVKMDVVKYDLIG encoded by the coding sequence ATGACAAGTCAGACATTACGTGAAGCACGAAAATATGAAGAGGCTTCTGAAAAATTTATAAAAAGTGAAGATCGGCCGGCTTATCATTTGTCCGCGCGTACCGGCTGGATGAACGATCCAAATGGGTTTTCTTATTACAATGGGCAGTATCATATGTTTTATCAGTACCACCCCTATGACTCGCACTGGGGGCCGATGCACTGGGGCCATGCGGTAAGTGAGGACCTTCTGCACTGGGAATATCTTCCGGCAGCGCTCGCACCGGACGAATTTTATGACAGAGACGGATGCTTTTCGGGAAGCGCCATCACACTTCCGGATGGAAGACAGCTTCTGATGTATACCGGCGTGATCAAGGAACATCAGAGGAATGGAGGCGTGATCGAGGTCCAGACCCAATGTATGGCTGTTGGCGATGGAATTGATTATGAGAAGTATGAGAAGAACCCTGTACTTGATGCAAAGGATCTCCCGGAAGGCTGCAGCAGGTTTGATTTCCGCGATCCGAAGATGTGGCAAAAGGAAGACGGCACGTACTGCTGTGTGGTAGGAAACCGCCCGGCGGACGGTAGCGGTCAGATTCTGCTCTATACCAGCAAAGATGGATTTGACTGGAAGTACAAAAAGGTATTGGCAACAAACAACAACCGGTTTGGAAAGATGTGGGAGTGCCCGGATTTCTTTGAACTTGACGGGAAATGGGTGCTGCTCACCAGCCCTCAGGATATGCTTCCGCAGGGCTTTGAATATCACAATGGAAATGGAACCCTGTGCCTGATTGGAGAGTATGACGAAGAAACGGATACATTTACGGAAGAATGCAATCAATCCATCGACTATGGAATAGATTTCTATGCACCGCAGACCGTTCTGACGCCCGACGGAAGAAGAGTCATGATCGGCTGGATGCAAAACTGGGATACCTGTGCGATCCGTGGCCATGAGGAACTGTGGTTCGGGCAGATGAGCCTGCCGAGAGAACTGTCGGTAAAAAATGGAAGACTTTACCAGGAGCCGCTTCGCGAACTAAACGATATGAGAAGCGGAAAGGTGGAGTATAAATCAGTTCTGGTTTCCGGAACGGTGAACCTGGAAGGAATCAAGGGCCGCAAGGTGGATATTGAGTTAAATATCCGTCCGGTAGATGAGCAGAACCTCTATCAGAAGTTTGCGGTCCGTTTCGCACAGAATGCACAGTATCAGACATCGGTCAGCTTCCGCCCGCGGGAGGATGTGCTGAAGATTGACAGAAAGTTCTCCGGCTCCAGAAGAGCGATCATTCACCAGCGCAGGAGCAAGGTGAACAGCGAAAACGGCAATCTGAAGCTCCGGCTGATCCTGGATCAGTTCAGCGTGGAGGTATTCATAAATGACGGTGAACAGGCCATGAGTTCTACGATCTATACGGAAAAGGCGGCAGACGGAATTTCGTTTTTTGCGGATGGAGAAGTAAAGATGGATGTTGTGAAATATGACCTGATTGGATAA
- a CDS encoding ABC transporter substrate-binding protein: MRKKRYRVIALLLAAVLLLGGCGQKQKESQPGNADTKQESNDKGNDKGGQSFEAPEIAGLTCESVMDREYATEFDVYYYNDGYKLINIHEGREYLLVPEGKDVPEGLDEEIVVLEQPLDHIYMAATAVMSLLDALDAVDTVKYSGTDASGWYIESAKRAMEEDKIAYAGKYSEPDYEMLVDGGCDLAVESTMILHTPKVQEMIEEMDIPVFVDYSSYESHPLGRTEWIKVYGVMLDKEEEADSFFKEQAKVIDRLKDFENTEKTVAYFYINTDGTVVVRKSEDYIPSMIEIAGGRYVFRDLKNSDSNAPSVKLTMEEFYAAAVDADYLIYNGTIDNQVSSLSDLIAKSNLFSEFKAVKNGNVWYTGKDLYQATDTVGELIQDIHLMLTENDTDEMTFLERLK; encoded by the coding sequence ATGAGAAAGAAACGGTATAGAGTGATTGCGCTGCTTTTGGCGGCAGTTCTCCTTCTGGGAGGCTGCGGTCAAAAGCAGAAAGAGAGTCAGCCGGGAAATGCAGACACAAAACAGGAGAGTAATGATAAGGGCAATGATAAGGGCGGTCAGTCTTTTGAGGCGCCTGAGATAGCAGGGCTTACCTGCGAGTCTGTGATGGACCGGGAGTATGCAACGGAATTTGATGTGTATTATTATAATGATGGCTATAAGTTGATCAATATACATGAGGGCCGTGAGTATCTGCTTGTCCCCGAAGGGAAGGATGTGCCGGAAGGTCTGGATGAAGAGATTGTGGTGCTTGAACAGCCACTGGATCATATCTATATGGCGGCGACAGCAGTCATGTCACTGCTTGACGCTTTGGATGCCGTTGATACGGTGAAGTATTCCGGCACAGATGCATCCGGGTGGTATATAGAGTCTGCGAAGCGTGCAATGGAAGAGGACAAAATTGCTTATGCAGGCAAATACAGCGAGCCGGACTATGAGATGCTGGTGGACGGAGGATGTGACCTCGCTGTGGAGTCTACTATGATTCTCCATACGCCCAAAGTGCAGGAAATGATTGAGGAAATGGATATTCCGGTGTTTGTAGATTATTCCAGTTATGAGTCGCATCCTCTGGGAAGGACGGAGTGGATCAAGGTATATGGCGTGATGTTGGATAAGGAGGAAGAGGCAGATTCCTTTTTTAAGGAACAGGCTAAGGTGATTGACAGGCTGAAGGATTTTGAAAATACAGAAAAGACGGTAGCTTATTTCTATATCAATACGGATGGGACAGTCGTAGTAAGAAAATCGGAAGATTATATTCCATCAATGATTGAGATTGCCGGCGGAAGATATGTGTTCCGGGACCTGAAGAATTCTGACAGCAATGCGCCGTCCGTGAAGCTTACGATGGAAGAATTCTATGCGGCAGCAGTGGATGCGGATTACCTGATTTACAATGGGACGATTGATAACCAGGTGAGTAGTTTAAGTGATCTTATAGCAAAGAGCAATCTTTTTTCAGAGTTTAAAGCTGTGAAGAATGGAAACGTATGGTACACCGGTAAGGATCTATATCAGGCTACGGATACGGTAGGAGAGCTGATTCAGGATATTCATCTGATGCTGACAGAGAATGATACGGATGAGATGACGTTTTTGGAGAGATTGAAGTAA